Proteins from a single region of Macrotis lagotis isolate mMagLag1 chromosome 2, bilby.v1.9.chrom.fasta, whole genome shotgun sequence:
- the LOC141511633 gene encoding keratin, type II microfibrillar, component 7C: MTCGFGSRNFSCASACGPRPGRCCISAAPYRGVSCYRGLTSFSSRSICGGYRAGSCGRSFGYRSGGVCGPSPPCITTVSVNESLLTPLNLEIDPNAQCVKHEEKEQIKCLNSKFAAFIDKVRFLEQQNKLLETKWQFYQNRKCCESNLEPLFQGYIETLKRELECVEADSGRVASELNHVQEVLEGYKKKYEEEVALRATAENDFVALKKEVDCAYLRKSDLEANAEALTEETNFLRALFEEEIRVLHSHISDTSVVVKMDNSRDLNMDCVIAEIKSQYDDIASRSRAEAESWYRSKCEEMKATVIRHGESLRRTKEEINELNRMIQRLTAEVENAKCQNSKLEAAVTQSEQQGEAALNDARCKLEGLEEALQKAKQDMACLLKEYQEVMNSKLGLDIEIATYKRLLEGEEFRLCEGVGAVNVCVSSSRGGVTCGDLCQSGCRPVTGSVCSAPCSGNLVVNTGVCAPCGSLNTSCGRC; the protein is encoded by the exons ATGACTTGTGGATTCGGCTCCAGAAACTTTAGCTGTGCCTCAGCCTGTGGGCCCCGGCCTGGCCGCTGCTGCATCAGCGCTGCTCCCTACCGAGGGGTGTCCTGCTACAGGGGACTGACCAGCTTTAGCAGCCGCAGCATCTGCGGGGGATACCGGGCTGGCTCCTGCGGCCGCAGCTTTGGCTATCGTTCTGGGGGAGTGTGCGGGCCCAGCCCCCCCTGCATCACCACCGTGTCTGTCAACGAGAGTCTCCTGACCCCCCTCAACCTGGAGATTGACCCCAACGCTCAATGTGTGAAGCATGAGGAGAAGGAGCAGATCAAATGTCTCAACAGCAAGTTCGCAGCCTTCATCGACAAG GTACGATTCCTGGAGCAGCAGAACAAGCTTCTGGAGACCAAGTGGCAATTCTACCAGAACCGAAAGTGCTGTGAGAGCAACTTGGAGCCCCTGTTCCAGGGATACATCGAGACCCTGAAGCGAGAGCTGGAGTGTGTGGAAGCTGACAGTGGGCGTGTGGCGTCTGAACTCAACCATGTGCAAGAGGTCCTGGAGGGCTACAAGAAGAA GTATGAGGAAGAAGTCGCTCTTCGAGCTACAGCTGAAAATGATTTTGTGGCACTGAAGAAG GAGGTAGACTGTGCCTACCTAAGGAAGTCAGACCTGGAAGCCAATGCTGAGGCACTGACAGAGGAGACCAACTTCTTGAGAGCTCTGTTTGAGGAG GAGATCCGAGTTCTGCATTCCCATATCTCAGACACCTCTGTGGTAGTAAAGATGGACAACAGCAGAGATCTCAATATGGACTGTGTCATTGCTGAGATCAAGTCTCAGTATGATGACATCGCCAGCCGCAGCCGGGCTGAGGCTGAGTCTTGGTACCGCAGCAAG TGTGAGGAGATGAAGGCCACAGTGATCCGCCATGGGGAAAGTCTGCGCAGGACCAAGGAGGAGATCAATGAGCTAAACCGCATGATCCAGAGGTTGACTGCTGAGGTGGAGAATGCCAAGTGCCAG AATTCCAAGTTGGAGGCTGCTGTGACACAGTCTGAGCAGCAGGGTGAGGCTGCCCTCAATGATGCACGCTGCAAGCTGGAAGGACTGGAGGAGGCTCTGCAGAAGGCCAAGCAAGATATGGCTTGTCTATTGAAAGAGTACCAAGAAGTTATGAACTCTAAGCTGGGACTGGACATTGAAATCGCCACCTACAAGCGTCTGTTGGAGGGCGAGGAATTCAG GCTTTGTGAAGGTGTTGGTGCTGTGAATGTCT GTGTGAGTAGCTCCCGAGGTGGTGTCACTTGTGGTGACCTTTGCCAATCCGGCTGCCGACCGGTCACCGGCAGTGTCTGTAGTGCCCCTTGCAGTGGGAACCTGGTAGTGAATACTGGAGTGTGTGCGCCCTGTGGATCCCTCAACACCAGCTGCGGAAGATGCTAG